In Streptococcus uberis, a single window of DNA contains:
- a CDS encoding glycosyltransferase family 2 protein: MKLLSIIVPCFNEEETIPIFFKQMQVIEHAMTQDLTFEYIFIDDGSKDKTLDILRQLHANHANVHYLSFSRNFGKEAGLLAGLEEAKGDYITVMDADLQDPPELIPMMYAQLQKGYDVVGTRRINRKGEPFIRSICSKLFYYLIAKISDTEMIDGVRDFRLMTRQVLESILELGEVNRFSKGIFSWVGFKTTYISYDNRERQKGKTSWHFFDLIRYSLDGFINFSEVPLALATWVGTLSFLLSLLAIIFIVVRKLLFDDPVSGWASTVSIILFMGGIQLFCMGIIGKYISKIFLETKKRPVYIVKEKK; encoded by the coding sequence ATGAAATTATTATCAATCATTGTTCCCTGTTTTAACGAGGAAGAAACAATACCGATTTTTTTTAAACAGATGCAGGTCATCGAGCATGCCATGACACAAGACTTAACTTTTGAGTATATTTTTATTGATGATGGATCAAAAGACAAGACTCTAGACATTCTAAGACAATTACATGCAAATCATGCCAATGTTCACTACCTTTCTTTTTCAAGAAATTTTGGGAAAGAAGCTGGGCTATTAGCCGGGTTAGAGGAAGCAAAAGGAGATTACATTACCGTTATGGATGCTGATTTACAGGATCCACCAGAATTAATTCCAATGATGTATGCACAATTGCAAAAAGGTTATGACGTGGTTGGTACGCGAAGAATCAACCGCAAAGGGGAACCCTTTATTAGGTCTATCTGCTCAAAACTGTTTTATTACCTTATTGCAAAAATATCAGACACTGAAATGATCGATGGGGTTCGAGATTTCCGCTTGATGACCCGACAGGTCCTTGAAAGCATTCTGGAACTTGGGGAAGTAAATCGCTTTTCAAAAGGTATTTTCTCCTGGGTTGGTTTCAAAACGACTTATATCAGTTATGATAACCGTGAACGGCAAAAGGGCAAAACATCATGGCATTTTTTTGACTTAATCCGCTATTCTTTAGATGGCTTTATCAATTTCTCGGAAGTACCACTCGCACTAGCAACCTGGGTAGGCACCCTTAGCTTTCTTCTTTCCCTATTAGCCATCATCTTTATTGTTGTCCGTAAGCTCCTCTTTGATGACCCTGTATCTGGCTGGGCTAGTACAGTTTCCATTATCTTATTTATGGGGGGAATTCAACTTTTCTGCATGGGGATTATTGGTAAATACATCTCAAAAATATTCTTAGAAACTAAAAAAAGACCTGTCTATATCGTTAAAGAAAAAAAATAG
- the gloA gene encoding lactoylglutathione lyase, whose product MKALHTCIRVKNLEESLAFYTTAFPFKETRRRDFPDSKFTLVYLALEGEDYELELTYNYGHEAYDLGNGYGHIAIGSEDFQADYDKHVQAGYSVTDIKGLTDKSARYYFIQDPDGYKIEVIDLNR is encoded by the coding sequence ATGAAAGCTTTACATACTTGTATCCGTGTTAAAAATTTAGAAGAATCCCTAGCATTCTACACCACTGCTTTTCCTTTTAAGGAAACGCGACGACGTGATTTCCCAGATAGTAAATTTACACTTGTCTATCTTGCTCTTGAAGGTGAAGACTACGAATTAGAACTTACTTATAACTATGGTCATGAGGCCTACGACTTAGGTAATGGCTATGGCCATATTGCGATTGGTTCAGAAGATTTCCAAGCTGATTATGACAAACATGTCCAAGCAGGCTATTCTGTGACTGATATAAAAGGTTTAACAGACAAATCGGCACGCTATTACTTTATCCAAGATCCAGATGGCTATAAAATTGAAGTGATCGACTTGAATAGATAA
- a CDS encoding NAD(P)H-dependent oxidoreductase: MDDIRKRIHDAYYFRTAVRVYNDQKISDDDLNLLLDGAWRSPSSVGLEGWRFVVLENQDIKSEIKEVAWGAQYQLETASHFILLLAEKNARYDGQSHLDSLIRRGITDEDGLKSRLKTYEEFQKRDMDMADNPRALFDWTAKQTYIALGSMMTNAALMGIDSCPIEGFDYQKVDDILAKHGVIDPEKEGIASMLSLGYRLRDPRHPQTRKAREDVISIVK; the protein is encoded by the coding sequence ATGGACGATATCAGAAAACGCATTCATGATGCTTATTATTTCCGGACTGCTGTTCGTGTTTATAATGATCAGAAAATTTCCGATGACGATTTGAATCTTTTACTGGATGGGGCATGGCGTAGTCCCTCTTCCGTTGGTTTGGAAGGCTGGCGATTTGTTGTTTTGGAAAATCAAGACATTAAATCCGAAATTAAAGAAGTGGCATGGGGTGCTCAATATCAATTAGAAACAGCTAGTCACTTCATTTTACTCCTAGCAGAAAAAAACGCTCGTTATGACGGCCAATCACATCTGGATAGTTTGATTCGTAGGGGCATCACAGATGAAGATGGGTTAAAAAGCCGTTTGAAAACCTATGAGGAATTTCAAAAACGTGATATGGATATGGCAGACAATCCACGCGCTTTGTTTGACTGGACAGCTAAGCAAACTTACATTGCACTTGGAAGCATGATGACCAATGCTGCTCTCATGGGCATTGATTCCTGTCCTATTGAAGGCTTTGACTATCAAAAAGTTGATGACATTCTGGCGAAACATGGTGTGATTGACCCTGAGAAAGAAGGCATTGCTAGCATGTTATCACTTGGATATCGTCTCAGAGATCCTCGTCATCCACAAACGCGCAAAGCTCGCGAAGATGTTATTTCAATTGTTAAATAA
- a CDS encoding PTS cellobiose transporter subunit IIB encodes MMTKALIICAGGMSSSLIAKKTQTLLAEQGVEVEMNAVGVPEGAKRIASSEYDLYLVSPQTKMHFKQFADAGEKVGKPVVQIPPQAYIPIPMGIEKMATLVKENI; translated from the coding sequence ATAATGACTAAAGCGTTAATCATCTGTGCCGGAGGCATGTCATCATCACTCATTGCTAAAAAAACTCAAACTTTGCTTGCGGAACAAGGTGTTGAAGTTGAAATGAATGCCGTAGGTGTTCCAGAAGGAGCAAAACGCATCGCATCTTCTGAATATGATTTATATTTAGTAAGTCCTCAAACAAAAATGCACTTCAAACAATTTGCAGATGCAGGTGAAAAAGTTGGCAAACCAGTTGTTCAAATCCCACCTCAAGCTTATATTCCAATCCCAATGGGAATTGAAAAAATGGCTACACTTGTTAAAGAAAACATCTAA
- a CDS encoding BglG family transcription antiterminator, which translates to MLGQKEKLILQYLYLNRGNFVTSKELAEHLSCSDRTVRTYIKTLISFIEKKEGLEIISKQGYGYQLDLANESVYLNLISDNNIRLGTENIDINDRHNFIINQLIFEQKEIFFDDLMDQLYVSRSTLSSDFKKIRHELARYDLKIESRANKGVYVSGAEHNKRHFIMDYFFSGNFLKNIHQYVGDDFFKLPISFEELTIIVLDECRSQSLKLSDFVIQNLIVHIALAISRVNDGFKISQLSIDEKKFKTEILVATNILRRVEYVTGTDFPTEEINYIALHLISESIHTDNSESLERISLRQDLSEAAAEIDLHYGYQFAQDFTFIEGLLKHLEVLLERVKNNVRLDNPLLDDIQSQYKEAFVISRSLMSHLNYFKDFHLSDDEIAYVTLHLLAGIERFYQNNKMNALVICATGYGSAQMLRMRLENELGRQLNIVNLVGYYDITDARLEGIDLIISTIDLSNLVFSVPVFTVSVFLKDEEVQMIKDGLLHLESKHHRSQKESGSLSDQSSFSRYFSKDRFIILEKSDKKTVLSKLVALLDDGDCEEYQVSMLDLIANRESMSTVIFDQEIAVPHPLKAIDKEGKIGVAIVPDGVDWEEGFNAIKIIFLVSPSIYKNDGLASMTKLMVDLTENPQAKEAIIKSQTFDEFKNIILDMK; encoded by the coding sequence ATGTTGGGACAAAAAGAAAAACTTATCTTACAATACCTGTACTTAAATAGAGGAAATTTTGTCACGAGTAAGGAGTTGGCAGAACATCTATCTTGTTCGGATAGGACTGTTAGAACTTACATTAAAACCTTGATTTCATTTATTGAAAAGAAGGAAGGGCTAGAAATCATCTCAAAGCAGGGATATGGGTATCAGTTGGACTTAGCCAATGAATCTGTCTATCTTAATTTGATTTCGGATAATAACATTCGTTTAGGTACTGAAAATATTGACATTAACGATCGTCATAATTTCATCATTAACCAGCTTATCTTTGAACAGAAAGAGATTTTCTTTGATGATTTAATGGATCAATTATATGTCAGTAGATCAACATTATCCTCAGATTTTAAAAAAATTCGACATGAATTGGCTCGCTATGATTTAAAGATTGAAAGCAGAGCAAATAAGGGTGTCTATGTGAGTGGCGCTGAACATAATAAGCGCCACTTCATTATGGATTACTTCTTTAGTGGCAATTTCTTAAAAAATATTCATCAGTATGTTGGGGATGATTTCTTCAAGTTACCCATTAGTTTTGAAGAATTAACCATTATTGTTTTAGATGAATGCCGTAGTCAGTCTTTGAAACTATCTGACTTTGTTATTCAAAATTTAATTGTCCATATTGCTTTAGCTATTTCTCGAGTTAATGACGGATTTAAAATTTCTCAATTAAGCATTGATGAAAAAAAATTCAAAACAGAAATTTTAGTAGCCACTAATATACTTAGACGTGTGGAATATGTGACTGGAACAGATTTTCCAACGGAAGAAATTAACTACATTGCTTTACATTTGATTTCGGAGAGCATTCATACTGATAATTCAGAGTCCCTCGAACGGATTAGTTTAAGACAAGATTTGTCAGAAGCGGCAGCCGAGATTGATTTGCATTATGGTTACCAATTTGCACAAGATTTCACTTTTATTGAAGGGTTACTTAAACACCTAGAAGTGCTCCTGGAACGTGTTAAAAATAATGTCCGTTTGGATAATCCACTTTTAGATGACATTCAGTCGCAATATAAGGAAGCTTTTGTGATTTCCAGAAGTTTAATGAGTCATCTTAATTACTTTAAAGATTTTCACTTATCAGATGATGAAATTGCCTATGTGACCTTACACCTTTTAGCAGGCATTGAGCGTTTTTATCAAAACAATAAGATGAATGCTTTGGTTATTTGTGCGACGGGTTATGGTAGTGCACAAATGTTACGTATGCGTTTGGAAAATGAGTTGGGAAGACAGTTAAATATCGTCAATTTGGTCGGCTATTATGATATTACCGATGCCAGACTGGAAGGTATTGATTTGATTATCTCGACGATTGATTTATCGAATTTGGTCTTTTCAGTCCCTGTCTTTACAGTTAGTGTTTTTCTAAAGGATGAAGAAGTTCAAATGATTAAAGACGGCTTACTTCATTTAGAGTCAAAACACCATAGAAGTCAAAAGGAATCAGGTTCCTTATCAGACCAATCTAGCTTCAGTCGTTATTTCTCAAAAGATCGCTTTATCATTTTAGAAAAAAGCGATAAAAAAACAGTTCTTTCCAAACTAGTCGCTTTATTAGATGATGGTGATTGTGAGGAATACCAAGTTTCCATGCTTGACTTAATTGCTAATAGGGAATCCATGAGTACGGTTATTTTTGATCAAGAAATCGCTGTGCCTCATCCACTAAAAGCCATTGATAAGGAAGGGAAAATTGGGGTAGCTATCGTTCCTGATGGTGTCGATTGGGAAGAAGGATTTAACGCCATTAAGATTATCTTTCTTGTTTCCCCATCCATTTACAAGAATGACGGTCTAGCAAGTATGACCAAATTAATGGTAGATTTAACAGAAAACCCACAAGCAAAAGAAGCTATTATCAAATCTCAAACTTTTGATGAATTTAAAAACATAATATTAGACATGAAATAG
- a CDS encoding PTS cellobiose transporter subunit IIA, whose amino-acid sequence MTTDELQMAAFEIILNSGNSRTTVHEAFAAMREGNYDKAAELLESANEELLLAHKAQTHLLQEYAGGTEIKIEIIMVHAQDHLMTTMTLREVALEMLELYKKVQ is encoded by the coding sequence ATGACAACAGATGAATTACAAATGGCTGCTTTTGAAATTATTTTAAACAGTGGCAATTCTAGAACAACAGTTCATGAAGCATTTGCAGCAATGCGCGAAGGCAACTATGACAAAGCAGCGGAATTACTAGAGTCTGCTAACGAAGAATTACTTTTAGCGCATAAAGCACAAACACATCTCTTGCAAGAATACGCAGGTGGAACTGAAATCAAAATTGAAATTATTATGGTACATGCGCAAGATCACTTGATGACAACCATGACACTTAGAGAAGTAGCCTTAGAAATGTTGGAACTGTATAAAAAAGTACAATAA